In Falco biarmicus isolate bFalBia1 chromosome 5, bFalBia1.pri, whole genome shotgun sequence, a single genomic region encodes these proteins:
- the CHRM2 gene encoding muscarinic acetylcholine receptor M2 isoform X2 encodes MNNSTYINSSTENVMALESPYKTVEVVFIVLVAGSLSLVTIIGNILVMVSIKVNRHLQTVNNYFLFSLACADLIIGIFSMNLYTLYTVIGYWPLGPVVCDLWLALDYVVSNASVMNLLIISFDRYFCVTKPLTYPVKRTTKMAGMMIAAAWVLSFILWAPAILFWQFIVGGRTVPDGDCYIQFFSNAAVTFGTAIAAFYLPVIIMTVLYWQISRASKSRIKKGKKEAAQNQDTVSPSLVQGKIVKPNNNNLPTSGDGLEHSKIQNGKTTGETVTENCVQGEEKESSNDSTSVSVVASNMKEDEAAKDASQASASQDHLKAENSKLTCIRIVTKSQKSDCCAPTNTTVEIVGTNGEEKQNSVARKIVKMTKQPAKKKPPPSREKKVTRTILAILLAFIITWTPYNVMVLINSFCTSCIPGTVWTIGYWLCYINSTINPACYALCNATFKKTFKHLLMCHYKNIGATRFHFPSE; translated from the exons ATGAATAACTCAACATATATAAACTCTTCCACTGAAAATGTGATGGCTTTGGAGAGCCCCTATAAAACTGTTGAGGTGGTCTTCATCGTCCTGGTAGCAGGGTCTCTTAGTCTAGTCACCATAATTGGCAACATCCTGGTCATGGTGTCGATCAAAGTCAACAGGCACCTGCAGACTGTCAACAACTATTTCCTGTTCAGCTTGGCTTGCGCTGACTTGATCATCGGCATCTTTTCCATGAACCTGTACACCCTCTACACTGTGATAGGCTACTGGCCCTTGGGGCCTGTGGTGTGTGACCTCTGGCTGGCTCTTGACTATGTGGTCAGCAATGCCTCTGTAATGAACCTCCTCATTATCAGCTTTGACAGATACTTCTGTGTCACCAAACCTCTGACATATCCTGTAAAGCGGACCACTAAGATGGCAGGCATGATGATTGCAGCTGCATGGGTGCTGTCCTTCATTCTGTGGGCCCCTGCAATTCTCTTCTGGCAGTTCATTGTGGGAGGAAGGACTGTCCCAGATGGAGATTGCTACATCcagtttttttctaatgctgcTGTCACTTTTGGTACTGCCATTGCAGCTTTCTATTTGCCTGTTATCATCATGACTGTCCTTTACTGGCAAATCTCTCGAGCCAGTAAGAGTCGgataaagaaagggaaaaaggaagctGCCCAAAACCAAGATACAGTTTCCCCCAGCCTTGTCCAAGGTAAAATAGTGAAACCAAACAATAACAACCTCCCAACCAGTGGGGATGGGTTGGAGCACAGCAAAATTCAGAATGGAAAAACCACTGGAGAGACTGTGACGGAGAACTGTGTTcaaggggaggagaaggagagctCCAATGACTCCACCTCTGTCAGTGTGGTTGCTTCCAACATGAAAGAGGATGAAGCTGCCAAAGATGCCAGCCAGGCTTCCGCATCCCAAGACCATCTCAAAGCAGAGAACTCCAAGCTGACGTGCATCAGGATAGTCACCAAGTCCCAAAAGAGTGACTGCTGTGCACCCACCAACACTACCGTGGAGATTGTAGGCACCAACGGGGAGGAGAAGCAGAATAGTGTAGCACGGAAAATCGTCAAGATGACAAAGCAGCCAGCCAAAAAGAAACCACCTCCTtctagagagaaaaaagtgaCAAGGACTATTTTGGCTATCCTCCTGGCCTTCATCATCACCTGGACCCCATACAACGTGATGGTGCTCATCAACAGCTTCTGCACATCCTGCATCCCCGGCACTGTGTGGACCATAGGTTATTGGCTTTGCTATATCAACAGCACCATCAACCCTGCTTGCTATGCCCTCTGCAATGCTACTTTCAAGAAGACGTTTAAGCACCTTCTTATGTGTCATTACAAGAATATAGGAGCTacaag GTTTCACTTCCCTTCTGAGTGA
- the CHRM2 gene encoding muscarinic acetylcholine receptor M2 isoform X1 has product MNNSTYINSSTENVMALESPYKTVEVVFIVLVAGSLSLVTIIGNILVMVSIKVNRHLQTVNNYFLFSLACADLIIGIFSMNLYTLYTVIGYWPLGPVVCDLWLALDYVVSNASVMNLLIISFDRYFCVTKPLTYPVKRTTKMAGMMIAAAWVLSFILWAPAILFWQFIVGGRTVPDGDCYIQFFSNAAVTFGTAIAAFYLPVIIMTVLYWQISRASKSRIKKGKKEAAQNQDTVSPSLVQGKIVKPNNNNLPTSGDGLEHSKIQNGKTTGETVTENCVQGEEKESSNDSTSVSVVASNMKEDEAAKDASQASASQDHLKAENSKLTCIRIVTKSQKSDCCAPTNTTVEIVGTNGEEKQNSVARKIVKMTKQPAKKKPPPSREKKVTRTILAILLAFIITWTPYNVMVLINSFCTSCIPGTVWTIGYWLCYINSTINPACYALCNATFKKTFKHLLMCHYKNIGATSFLVQGTKTEYQRKL; this is encoded by the exons ATGAATAACTCAACATATATAAACTCTTCCACTGAAAATGTGATGGCTTTGGAGAGCCCCTATAAAACTGTTGAGGTGGTCTTCATCGTCCTGGTAGCAGGGTCTCTTAGTCTAGTCACCATAATTGGCAACATCCTGGTCATGGTGTCGATCAAAGTCAACAGGCACCTGCAGACTGTCAACAACTATTTCCTGTTCAGCTTGGCTTGCGCTGACTTGATCATCGGCATCTTTTCCATGAACCTGTACACCCTCTACACTGTGATAGGCTACTGGCCCTTGGGGCCTGTGGTGTGTGACCTCTGGCTGGCTCTTGACTATGTGGTCAGCAATGCCTCTGTAATGAACCTCCTCATTATCAGCTTTGACAGATACTTCTGTGTCACCAAACCTCTGACATATCCTGTAAAGCGGACCACTAAGATGGCAGGCATGATGATTGCAGCTGCATGGGTGCTGTCCTTCATTCTGTGGGCCCCTGCAATTCTCTTCTGGCAGTTCATTGTGGGAGGAAGGACTGTCCCAGATGGAGATTGCTACATCcagtttttttctaatgctgcTGTCACTTTTGGTACTGCCATTGCAGCTTTCTATTTGCCTGTTATCATCATGACTGTCCTTTACTGGCAAATCTCTCGAGCCAGTAAGAGTCGgataaagaaagggaaaaaggaagctGCCCAAAACCAAGATACAGTTTCCCCCAGCCTTGTCCAAGGTAAAATAGTGAAACCAAACAATAACAACCTCCCAACCAGTGGGGATGGGTTGGAGCACAGCAAAATTCAGAATGGAAAAACCACTGGAGAGACTGTGACGGAGAACTGTGTTcaaggggaggagaaggagagctCCAATGACTCCACCTCTGTCAGTGTGGTTGCTTCCAACATGAAAGAGGATGAAGCTGCCAAAGATGCCAGCCAGGCTTCCGCATCCCAAGACCATCTCAAAGCAGAGAACTCCAAGCTGACGTGCATCAGGATAGTCACCAAGTCCCAAAAGAGTGACTGCTGTGCACCCACCAACACTACCGTGGAGATTGTAGGCACCAACGGGGAGGAGAAGCAGAATAGTGTAGCACGGAAAATCGTCAAGATGACAAAGCAGCCAGCCAAAAAGAAACCACCTCCTtctagagagaaaaaagtgaCAAGGACTATTTTGGCTATCCTCCTGGCCTTCATCATCACCTGGACCCCATACAACGTGATGGTGCTCATCAACAGCTTCTGCACATCCTGCATCCCCGGCACTGTGTGGACCATAGGTTATTGGCTTTGCTATATCAACAGCACCATCAACCCTGCTTGCTATGCCCTCTGCAATGCTACTTTCAAGAAGACGTTTAAGCACCTTCTTATGTGTCATTACAAGAATATAGGAGCTacaag CTTTCTTGTCCAGGGCACAAAGACTGAATATCAAAGGAAGTTGTAA
- the CHRM2 gene encoding muscarinic acetylcholine receptor M2 isoform X3, whose translation MNNSTYINSSTENVMALESPYKTVEVVFIVLVAGSLSLVTIIGNILVMVSIKVNRHLQTVNNYFLFSLACADLIIGIFSMNLYTLYTVIGYWPLGPVVCDLWLALDYVVSNASVMNLLIISFDRYFCVTKPLTYPVKRTTKMAGMMIAAAWVLSFILWAPAILFWQFIVGGRTVPDGDCYIQFFSNAAVTFGTAIAAFYLPVIIMTVLYWQISRASKSRIKKGKKEAAQNQDTVSPSLVQGKIVKPNNNNLPTSGDGLEHSKIQNGKTTGETVTENCVQGEEKESSNDSTSVSVVASNMKEDEAAKDASQASASQDHLKAENSKLTCIRIVTKSQKSDCCAPTNTTVEIVGTNGEEKQNSVARKIVKMTKQPAKKKPPPSREKKVTRTILAILLAFIITWTPYNVMVLINSFCTSCIPGTVWTIGYWLCYINSTINPACYALCNATFKKTFKHLLMCHYKNIGATR comes from the coding sequence ATGAATAACTCAACATATATAAACTCTTCCACTGAAAATGTGATGGCTTTGGAGAGCCCCTATAAAACTGTTGAGGTGGTCTTCATCGTCCTGGTAGCAGGGTCTCTTAGTCTAGTCACCATAATTGGCAACATCCTGGTCATGGTGTCGATCAAAGTCAACAGGCACCTGCAGACTGTCAACAACTATTTCCTGTTCAGCTTGGCTTGCGCTGACTTGATCATCGGCATCTTTTCCATGAACCTGTACACCCTCTACACTGTGATAGGCTACTGGCCCTTGGGGCCTGTGGTGTGTGACCTCTGGCTGGCTCTTGACTATGTGGTCAGCAATGCCTCTGTAATGAACCTCCTCATTATCAGCTTTGACAGATACTTCTGTGTCACCAAACCTCTGACATATCCTGTAAAGCGGACCACTAAGATGGCAGGCATGATGATTGCAGCTGCATGGGTGCTGTCCTTCATTCTGTGGGCCCCTGCAATTCTCTTCTGGCAGTTCATTGTGGGAGGAAGGACTGTCCCAGATGGAGATTGCTACATCcagtttttttctaatgctgcTGTCACTTTTGGTACTGCCATTGCAGCTTTCTATTTGCCTGTTATCATCATGACTGTCCTTTACTGGCAAATCTCTCGAGCCAGTAAGAGTCGgataaagaaagggaaaaaggaagctGCCCAAAACCAAGATACAGTTTCCCCCAGCCTTGTCCAAGGTAAAATAGTGAAACCAAACAATAACAACCTCCCAACCAGTGGGGATGGGTTGGAGCACAGCAAAATTCAGAATGGAAAAACCACTGGAGAGACTGTGACGGAGAACTGTGTTcaaggggaggagaaggagagctCCAATGACTCCACCTCTGTCAGTGTGGTTGCTTCCAACATGAAAGAGGATGAAGCTGCCAAAGATGCCAGCCAGGCTTCCGCATCCCAAGACCATCTCAAAGCAGAGAACTCCAAGCTGACGTGCATCAGGATAGTCACCAAGTCCCAAAAGAGTGACTGCTGTGCACCCACCAACACTACCGTGGAGATTGTAGGCACCAACGGGGAGGAGAAGCAGAATAGTGTAGCACGGAAAATCGTCAAGATGACAAAGCAGCCAGCCAAAAAGAAACCACCTCCTtctagagagaaaaaagtgaCAAGGACTATTTTGGCTATCCTCCTGGCCTTCATCATCACCTGGACCCCATACAACGTGATGGTGCTCATCAACAGCTTCTGCACATCCTGCATCCCCGGCACTGTGTGGACCATAGGTTATTGGCTTTGCTATATCAACAGCACCATCAACCCTGCTTGCTATGCCCTCTGCAATGCTACTTTCAAGAAGACGTTTAAGCACCTTCTTATGTGTCATTACAAGAATATAGGAGCTacaaggtaa